A genome region from Streptomyces pratensis includes the following:
- a CDS encoding ATP-binding cassette domain-containing protein has protein sequence MRPFSLFLGLSFRADRSGAWTTLLLFTFRPLATVLFALGLAGMLAALLDRDVATAVALACGACAALVVQLALSKTALAVSARMVDRTGRLVDQEIQQLLHGTRTVEHFHDPELLDRLELVRAERPRLTEGADVTGLIAGTLLRLGSTVVVAALATGWLLLVPAASVLSYACTLRAERARQRGREAAAEADRLRAEYFVLGTDPDHRDELRLTEGLAFTLARHRAHAREAERARARGARTAFAWSALGVLVMTGAYGTGIAFLTRSLRDGSTSVATGLAALLLLSSVTVLTGALIRYVSALSDSLRVTWLLLGVRAVLEERAAPVARPSTGEPGIRLRDVTFRYPGGRAPALSSVDLDLHPGRVYALVGANGSGKSTLVQVLAGLLPPTEGTVTGGPGIDPRRGGGASIVSQDYARFEFALADSVALGSDRATAEDRARAHRDSGLGELLDRGRLSQDTRLGRSFPDGTELSGGQWQRIAVCRGLLPDGATLLMFDEPTSAVDPLAEDQLLSHLASWSRRSARAHDGVAVVVTHRLSLVKEVDEVILLDRGRVVAVAPHEELLEHPLYQGLYGAQQRAYTPGSAGATAVPARAGTPVQAGTRARATQENEESR, from the coding sequence GTGCGGCCGTTCTCCCTCTTCCTCGGCCTGTCCTTCCGCGCCGACCGCAGCGGCGCCTGGACCACTCTGCTGCTCTTCACCTTCCGCCCACTGGCCACCGTGCTGTTCGCACTGGGGCTGGCGGGCATGCTCGCGGCACTGCTCGACCGCGACGTCGCGACCGCCGTCGCCCTGGCCTGCGGGGCCTGCGCGGCACTCGTCGTCCAGCTCGCCCTGTCCAAGACGGCGCTCGCCGTCTCGGCACGCATGGTCGACCGGACCGGCCGGCTGGTCGACCAGGAGATCCAGCAACTCCTGCACGGCACCAGGACGGTGGAGCACTTCCACGACCCCGAACTGCTCGACCGGCTGGAACTGGTCCGCGCCGAGAGGCCCCGGCTGACCGAGGGCGCCGACGTCACCGGCCTCATCGCGGGCACCCTGCTGAGGCTCGGCAGCACCGTGGTGGTCGCAGCCCTCGCCACCGGCTGGCTGCTGCTGGTCCCCGCAGCCTCCGTCCTCTCCTACGCCTGCACCCTGCGCGCCGAGCGGGCCCGGCAACGCGGCCGGGAGGCCGCTGCCGAGGCGGACCGGCTGCGTGCCGAGTACTTCGTGCTGGGCACCGACCCGGACCACCGCGACGAGCTGCGGCTCACCGAGGGACTCGCCTTCACGCTCGCCCGGCACCGCGCCCACGCCCGCGAGGCCGAGCGGGCCCGCGCGCGTGGCGCCCGGACCGCGTTCGCCTGGTCGGCGCTGGGCGTACTGGTCATGACCGGGGCCTACGGCACCGGCATCGCCTTCCTGACCCGATCCTTGCGTGACGGCTCCACCTCGGTGGCCACCGGCCTGGCCGCTCTGCTGCTGCTGTCCAGCGTGACGGTGCTGACGGGCGCGCTGATCCGGTACGTCTCCGCCCTCTCCGACTCGCTGCGGGTCACCTGGCTCCTGCTGGGCGTGCGCGCCGTGCTGGAGGAGCGCGCCGCCCCCGTGGCGCGCCCGTCGACGGGGGAACCGGGCATCCGGCTGCGTGACGTGACCTTCCGGTACCCCGGCGGCCGCGCCCCCGCCCTCTCCTCGGTCGACCTCGACCTCCACCCGGGCCGGGTCTACGCTCTGGTGGGCGCGAACGGCAGCGGGAAGAGCACCCTGGTACAGGTCCTGGCCGGGCTGCTCCCGCCCACCGAGGGCACCGTGACCGGTGGCCCGGGCATCGATCCCCGGCGCGGCGGCGGCGCCTCGATCGTCTCCCAGGACTACGCGCGCTTCGAGTTCGCGCTGGCCGACAGTGTCGCTCTCGGCAGCGACCGGGCCACCGCGGAGGACCGCGCCCGTGCCCACCGCGACTCCGGCCTCGGTGAACTCCTCGACCGGGGACGGCTGTCGCAGGACACCCGGCTCGGCCGGTCCTTCCCGGACGGCACCGAACTCTCCGGCGGGCAGTGGCAGCGGATCGCGGTCTGCCGCGGCCTGCTCCCCGACGGTGCCACGCTGCTGATGTTCGACGAGCCCACCTCGGCGGTCGACCCGCTCGCGGAGGACCAGTTGCTCTCCCACCTCGCCTCCTGGTCGCGCCGCTCGGCCCGCGCGCACGACGGCGTCGCGGTCGTGGTCACCCACCGGCTGTCACTGGTGAAGGAGGTGGACGAGGTGATCCTCCTGGACCGGGGCCGCGTAGTCGCCGTCGCCCCGCACGAGGAACTCCTCGAACACCCGCTGTACCAGGGGCTGTACGGAGCCCAGCAGCGGGCCTACACACCGGGATCGGCCGGAGCCACGGCCGTCCCCGCCCGGGCCGGAACCCCTGTCCAGGCCGGCACCCGTGCCCGGGCCACCCAGGAGAACGAGGAAAGCCGATGA
- a CDS encoding thioesterase II family protein codes for MTELYCYPHSGGLAHQLRPLARELAPLTFRGVDYPRAQAWGSPPGSVREFVADRLRSQDATDFGEAFLYGHSLGGLVAFETALQLERRGTPAAGVVIAAGVPGDGVPRPTRTDARTCTDDELFDWSFGTVRDRLPTPADREVFAAFAPRLRRDLRLYGSYRPDGRLARTPALLLVGTDDTVCPPGAWEHWAPYLTRPARAEVKGGHMFHLDDPAATAAAVRDWRAA; via the coding sequence ATGACCGAGCTGTACTGCTACCCGCACAGCGGCGGACTCGCGCACCAGCTCCGCCCGCTGGCACGGGAACTGGCGCCCCTCACGTTCCGGGGAGTGGACTACCCGCGGGCACAGGCCTGGGGGAGCCCGCCCGGCAGCGTGCGGGAGTTCGTCGCGGACCGGCTCCGCAGCCAGGACGCCACGGACTTCGGCGAAGCCTTCCTGTACGGGCACAGCCTCGGCGGACTGGTCGCGTTCGAGACGGCCCTGCAGCTGGAGCGGCGCGGCACCCCCGCGGCCGGGGTCGTGATCGCCGCCGGGGTGCCGGGCGACGGTGTCCCGCGTCCCACCAGGACCGACGCCCGCACCTGCACCGACGACGAGCTCTTCGACTGGTCCTTCGGCACCGTCCGGGACCGGCTGCCCACCCCCGCCGACCGTGAGGTGTTCGCCGCATTCGCGCCCCGGCTGCGCCGCGACCTGCGCCTGTACGGCTCCTACCGTCCCGACGGCCGGCTGGCCCGGACTCCCGCCCTGCTGCTCGTGGGCACCGACGACACCGTCTGCCCGCCGGGGGCGTGGGAGCACTGGGCGCCGTACCTCACCCGTCCGGCCCGCGCCGAGGTCAAGGGAGGCCACATGTTCCATCTGGACGACCCGGCGGCGACGGCGGCCGCCGTACGGGACTGGAGGGCGGCGTGA
- a CDS encoding LysR family transcriptional regulator — protein MLDVRRLQVLRAVVTSGTVTAAAAHLGYTPSAVSQQMAALEKQAGTALLERVGRGVRPTAAGLLLTEHAALISSAVARAETALADLRAGRTGRLSVRYFATAGSTLVAPALARLRAEHPGVRVDLELVDSEDPFQGVAKDRADLAVVVQARDFSGDGFRLIRLADDPYAAVLPLGHPLADTEVIDLGQLSGEQWVGSEPPGPCLEPVIDSCAAAGFSPDFVIRSEDYATAQGFVAAGLGVGLMPRLGLRNQHPGVVVRPVRNPEPVRVISAVVREIALDQPSLRGLLDALRDAAATADPPDEPRAD, from the coding sequence ATGCTTGATGTGAGGCGACTCCAGGTCCTGCGCGCGGTGGTCACCAGCGGCACGGTGACCGCGGCGGCGGCGCACCTCGGCTACACGCCGTCCGCCGTCAGCCAGCAGATGGCCGCACTGGAGAAGCAGGCCGGTACGGCGCTCCTGGAGCGGGTCGGCCGCGGTGTACGGCCCACGGCGGCCGGCCTGCTGCTCACCGAGCACGCCGCCCTGATCAGCTCGGCGGTCGCCCGGGCGGAGACCGCTCTCGCCGATCTCCGTGCCGGGCGCACCGGCCGTCTGTCGGTCCGTTACTTCGCGACGGCGGGTTCCACGCTGGTGGCGCCCGCCCTCGCCCGGTTGCGCGCCGAGCACCCCGGTGTCCGCGTCGACCTGGAACTCGTCGACTCCGAGGACCCGTTCCAGGGAGTGGCAAAGGACCGGGCCGACCTGGCCGTCGTCGTGCAGGCGCGGGACTTCAGCGGCGACGGCTTCCGGCTCATCCGCCTCGCCGACGACCCGTACGCGGCCGTTCTGCCGCTCGGTCATCCACTCGCCGACACGGAGGTGATCGACCTCGGCCAGCTGTCCGGCGAGCAGTGGGTGGGCAGTGAGCCGCCCGGCCCCTGCCTGGAACCCGTGATCGACTCCTGCGCCGCAGCCGGCTTCAGCCCCGACTTCGTCATCCGGAGCGAGGACTACGCCACCGCGCAGGGCTTCGTCGCGGCCGGCCTCGGTGTCGGACTGATGCCGAGGCTGGGACTGCGCAACCAGCACCCCGGCGTCGTCGTGCGCCCGGTCCGCAACCCCGAACCGGTCCGGGTGATCTCGGCGGTCGTCCGGGAGATCGCCCTCGACCAGCCGTCCTTGCGGGGCCTGTTGGACGCGCTGAGGGACGCGGCCGCCACCGCCGACCCGCCGGATGAGCCCCGCGCGGACTGA
- a CDS encoding ATP-binding cassette domain-containing protein translates to MSGTPRTWADRLRLTPLTVGFRPLPAWTVCTGAVLLVAAAAPAASAWCTGLLVGSALPDATGTGALAPVVAALVAVFLVGQLATLLVATVSDLYGGALERTVEAAAIEATVTAPEGSDAHVRALVDTLRDTVPVRQLVVATCQHLLTRGQAVLAGCLLVVLAPLPGLLVVASFLLCALLLESDYDREQGKAYSVADSTRRPRYLLSLAFSPAAAREIKIFGAADWTVERYHEAATADGDVPSRTSWPVRFAYAAVLLSGLVLLTVLARRSADGLPDAGGLAVCVSALTALTGIFAVTMNVVHSGRAVLLFARVRASGVLRPHPAAAASEADRDPGLPVPGEGSVVRFERVSFRYPGGEQVFDDLTFEVRLGRSLAVVGLNGAGKSTLVRLLTGVLLPDRGTVTCDGLPVGSPDGRPRPAFAYLGQHFVRYPATLDRNVTLAPGAPVTVREAARELVADLVPAAGPSPLLAKGVRGGVDLSGGQWQRVATARAVQALDPAYCRVLVLDEPTAALDAQAEARFFGEAGELAGRGNTTVMVSHRLSGVKDADEILVLDGGRIRERGDHTSLMRQRGRYADMFTAQARRYDD, encoded by the coding sequence GTGAGCGGCACGCCCCGGACCTGGGCGGACCGGTTGCGGCTGACGCCCCTCACCGTGGGGTTCCGGCCCCTGCCTGCCTGGACCGTCTGCACGGGCGCGGTGCTGCTGGTGGCGGCCGCGGCCCCGGCCGCATCGGCGTGGTGCACCGGCCTGCTGGTCGGGTCGGCGCTGCCCGACGCGACGGGCACCGGGGCGCTCGCGCCCGTGGTGGCCGCCCTGGTCGCGGTCTTCCTGGTGGGCCAGCTCGCGACGCTGTTGGTCGCCACGGTCTCCGACCTGTACGGCGGGGCACTGGAACGGACGGTCGAGGCCGCCGCCATCGAGGCGACCGTGACCGCGCCCGAGGGCTCCGACGCCCACGTACGAGCCCTGGTGGACACGCTGCGCGACACCGTGCCGGTCCGCCAGCTCGTCGTGGCGACCTGCCAGCACCTGCTGACCCGGGGTCAGGCGGTGCTCGCCGGGTGCCTGCTGGTCGTCCTCGCTCCCCTCCCCGGCCTGCTGGTCGTGGCGAGCTTCCTGCTCTGCGCGCTGCTGCTGGAATCCGACTACGACCGGGAGCAGGGCAAGGCGTACTCGGTGGCGGACTCCACCCGCCGCCCCCGCTACCTGCTTTCCCTCGCCTTCTCCCCCGCCGCCGCCCGCGAGATCAAGATCTTCGGAGCGGCCGACTGGACCGTGGAGCGGTACCACGAGGCGGCCACGGCCGACGGTGACGTGCCCTCCCGGACCTCCTGGCCGGTGCGGTTCGCCTACGCGGCCGTGCTCCTGTCGGGTCTGGTGCTGCTCACCGTCCTCGCCCGGCGGTCGGCGGACGGCCTGCCGGACGCCGGCGGGCTCGCCGTCTGCGTCTCCGCCCTCACCGCGCTGACCGGCATCTTCGCGGTGACCATGAACGTCGTCCACTCGGGGCGCGCCGTCCTCCTGTTCGCCCGGGTCAGGGCCTCCGGAGTGCTGCGCCCGCACCCGGCGGCTGCCGCGTCCGAAGCGGACCGGGACCCCGGGCTGCCGGTGCCGGGCGAGGGAAGCGTCGTACGGTTCGAGCGGGTGTCGTTCCGCTACCCCGGCGGCGAACAGGTCTTCGACGACCTCACCTTCGAGGTGCGCCTCGGGCGGAGCCTGGCGGTCGTCGGTCTCAACGGCGCCGGGAAGTCCACCCTGGTCCGCCTGCTCACCGGCGTGCTCCTGCCGGACCGTGGCACCGTCACCTGCGACGGCCTGCCCGTCGGTTCCCCCGACGGCCGGCCGCGTCCCGCCTTCGCCTACCTCGGACAGCACTTCGTCCGCTACCCGGCGACCCTGGACCGGAATGTCACCCTCGCCCCGGGCGCGCCGGTCACGGTGCGGGAAGCCGCCCGCGAACTCGTCGCCGACCTGGTGCCCGCCGCCGGGCCCTCGCCGCTGCTGGCCAAGGGGGTGCGCGGCGGCGTGGACCTGTCGGGCGGCCAGTGGCAGCGGGTCGCGACCGCGCGGGCGGTGCAGGCGCTCGACCCCGCGTACTGCCGGGTGCTGGTGCTCGACGAGCCCACCGCGGCTCTCGACGCCCAGGCCGAGGCGCGGTTCTTCGGCGAGGCCGGAGAGCTGGCCGGGCGGGGGAACACCACCGTCATGGTCTCCCACCGGCTGTCCGGGGTGAAGGACGCCGACGAGATCCTGGTGCTGGACGGCGGCCGGATCCGGGAGCGGGGAGACCACACCTCTTTGATGCGACAGCGGGGACGCTACGCGGACATGTTCACGGCCCAGGCGAGGCGCTATGACGACTGA
- a CDS encoding AMP-binding protein: MIGTLMHSSLLRRGDATAVVGADGTEMDATSLHEAAVRLASALRAEGAGPGEAVAIALPQSVEQAVALVAVAYTGADFVLVDLDAPPARSARFLDLVRPRCVVVDPGLPGPGGEHLAPGSAVVVPVRPEGHTGGPRVEPSFTPSGYYIQTSGTTGEPKVLRIDGTALENRLRWGQSVYPLALDDVVLSTSRPSFDFYVWELAAALCFGARLVLTSAFEAAGADALFARCKDEGVTTVHFFPRMLDEFSDLAAQSSGCPTLRRVFSGGAPLPGTTLAKARAALPGTVLFNQYGPAECCIDVSWLECEAGHERHTTVPVGRPVDDTTLTVVDGALRPVPSGTVGEILVGGIAARTTRVISGGTADAFVTLDGAGDSAGSPGARRHMAYRTGDFGYQDADGLLHYVGRTDSQFKIHAARVDLTEVTAVVRGIDGVTDCHVYPTEGRGGEVALGAVIESATLTRSACRSRLATVLPLHMVPTAVDVVESLPRTSKLEVDVARLTDMCGLRVLRRDIGAAPASTPGPVVRAAGAWARIRPASLPEQRLIGIRRTPGRPSHLTVANHLVIQGSLDVGRLTEALRRLVARHAMLRTTYAELDGRVAAVVHEQPAPDVVEIRDLADAVDDATASIHLQDALAREADLFSAPDRQSMMRAVLHRRADDLFSLLLVFDHIAIDERSKAMLQEELTVLYRGDGEKLDPATPYDPARVRSDFSPAREIPALVAALDPLPPRVLPSPDPVAEPDAFRAGSHEFTLLAGRGPELDGLVRRLRCTRFEFLLATFFRAMKTYTGQHDILVVVPADTRNTVEDFETVGFFQNLIPVRSRTAATASPRTLVDDCKRAVRAALAHRDYPVARLAEEFRDPSVTVPRRNPIWQIAFVHTADAVDANWTLDGLTVTDAPLELREVGLELNVEISDTPAGLAAAFRYAAGALSPSDATRLAGLWDEALTWVLEGARAVEVTTA; this comes from the coding sequence ATGATCGGAACGTTGATGCACAGCTCGCTCCTGCGGCGCGGCGACGCGACCGCCGTGGTGGGCGCGGACGGCACCGAAATGGACGCGACGAGCCTGCACGAGGCGGCGGTCCGCCTCGCCTCGGCGCTGCGGGCCGAGGGCGCGGGGCCCGGGGAGGCCGTGGCGATCGCCCTGCCGCAGAGCGTCGAGCAGGCCGTCGCGCTGGTCGCCGTCGCCTACACGGGTGCCGATTTCGTCCTCGTGGACCTCGATGCCCCGCCCGCGCGCAGCGCCCGCTTCCTGGACCTCGTACGGCCCCGGTGTGTCGTCGTCGACCCCGGCCTGCCGGGCCCCGGCGGTGAACACCTGGCTCCCGGCTCCGCGGTGGTCGTCCCGGTCCGGCCGGAGGGGCACACCGGGGGCCCCCGTGTCGAGCCCTCGTTCACGCCGAGCGGCTACTACATCCAGACCAGCGGCACCACGGGCGAACCCAAGGTGCTCCGCATCGACGGCACGGCCTTGGAGAACCGCTTGCGATGGGGGCAGAGCGTCTACCCGCTCGCCCTCGACGACGTGGTCCTCTCGACCTCCCGCCCCAGCTTCGACTTCTACGTGTGGGAACTGGCCGCCGCCCTGTGCTTCGGCGCCAGGCTGGTGCTGACCAGCGCCTTCGAAGCCGCGGGCGCGGACGCGCTGTTCGCCCGGTGCAAGGACGAAGGGGTGACGACGGTCCACTTCTTCCCGCGCATGCTCGACGAGTTCAGCGACCTGGCCGCGCAGTCCTCGGGCTGTCCCACGCTCCGCCGGGTGTTCTCAGGGGGCGCACCGTTGCCCGGCACGACACTGGCGAAGGCCCGGGCCGCCCTGCCCGGCACGGTGCTGTTCAACCAGTACGGGCCCGCCGAGTGCTGCATCGACGTCTCCTGGCTCGAGTGCGAGGCCGGCCATGAGCGGCACACGACGGTGCCCGTCGGCCGTCCCGTCGACGACACCACCCTGACCGTGGTCGACGGGGCGCTGCGGCCGGTGCCGTCCGGGACCGTCGGGGAGATCCTGGTCGGCGGGATCGCGGCCCGCACCACACGGGTGATCTCCGGCGGGACGGCCGACGCGTTCGTCACGCTCGACGGGGCGGGCGACTCTGCGGGGTCACCCGGCGCGCGGCGCCACATGGCCTACCGAACCGGTGATTTCGGCTACCAGGACGCGGACGGTCTGCTGCACTACGTGGGCCGCACCGACTCCCAGTTCAAGATCCACGCAGCGCGTGTCGACCTCACGGAGGTGACTGCGGTGGTGCGCGGGATCGACGGTGTGACCGACTGCCATGTCTATCCGACGGAGGGCCGAGGCGGAGAGGTCGCCCTGGGCGCGGTGATCGAGTCCGCGACGCTCACCCGGAGCGCGTGCCGGAGCCGGCTCGCGACGGTGCTGCCGCTCCACATGGTGCCGACCGCCGTCGACGTCGTGGAGAGCCTGCCGCGCACGTCCAAGCTGGAGGTCGACGTCGCCCGCCTGACCGACATGTGCGGTCTGCGGGTGCTGCGCCGCGACATCGGGGCGGCCCCGGCCTCCACCCCCGGCCCCGTCGTCCGGGCGGCCGGCGCATGGGCGCGGATCCGGCCCGCGTCGCTGCCCGAGCAGCGTCTGATCGGCATACGGCGCACCCCGGGACGCCCGTCCCACCTCACGGTGGCCAACCACCTGGTGATCCAGGGCTCCCTGGACGTCGGCCGCCTCACCGAAGCCCTGCGCCGGCTCGTGGCTCGCCACGCCATGCTGCGCACGACCTACGCCGAACTCGACGGCCGAGTGGCAGCGGTGGTCCATGAGCAGCCCGCGCCCGATGTGGTGGAGATTCGCGACCTGGCGGACGCGGTCGACGACGCGACCGCCTCGATCCACCTCCAGGACGCCCTTGCCCGTGAGGCGGACCTGTTCTCCGCCCCGGACCGCCAGAGCATGATGCGCGCCGTGCTCCACCGCCGCGCCGACGACCTCTTCTCCCTCCTCCTGGTCTTCGACCACATCGCGATCGACGAGCGTTCCAAGGCGATGCTCCAGGAGGAGCTGACCGTCCTCTACCGCGGCGACGGCGAGAAGCTGGACCCCGCGACCCCCTACGACCCGGCCCGCGTCCGCAGCGACTTCTCCCCGGCCCGTGAGATCCCCGCCCTGGTGGCAGCCCTGGACCCGCTGCCGCCACGCGTCCTGCCCAGCCCCGACCCGGTCGCCGAACCCGACGCCTTCCGGGCCGGCTCGCACGAGTTCACCCTCCTCGCCGGCCGGGGCCCGGAGCTGGACGGCCTGGTCCGCCGCCTGCGCTGCACCCGGTTCGAATTCCTCCTGGCCACCTTCTTCCGGGCCATGAAGACGTACACCGGGCAGCACGACATCCTCGTCGTCGTTCCCGCCGACACCCGCAACACCGTCGAGGACTTCGAGACGGTCGGCTTCTTCCAGAACCTGATACCGGTGCGCTCCCGCACCGCCGCCACCGCGAGCCCCCGGACACTCGTCGACGACTGCAAGCGTGCCGTCCGGGCCGCCCTCGCCCACCGCGACTACCCGGTGGCCCGCTTGGCCGAGGAGTTCCGCGACCCGTCCGTCACCGTCCCCCGCCGCAACCCGATCTGGCAGATCGCCTTCGTCCACACGGCGGACGCGGTGGACGCCAACTGGACCCTCGACGGCCTCACCGTCACCGACGCACCACTCGAACTCCGCGAGGTCGGACTGGAGTTGAACGTGGAGATCTCCGACACCCCGGCAGGTCTCGCCGCCGCGTTCCGTTACGCCGCGGGCGCGCTCTCCCCGTCGGACGCCACACGCCTCGCGGGGCTGTGGGACGAGGCGCTCACATGGGTACTGGAGGGTGCGCGGGCGGTGGAGGTCACGACGGCCTGA
- a CDS encoding alpha/beta fold hydrolase: protein MAFITVDHENSTSIELYYEDHGTGQPVVLIHGYPLDGRSWEKQSAALLSAGYRVITYDRRGFGRSSQPTTGYDYDTFAADLNIVLETLDLNDAVLVGFSMGTGEVGRYLGTYGSARIAKAAFLASLEPFLLKTDDNPGGVDGTVFKDIEGAVTADRYAYFTAFYENFYNLDENLGTRISEEAVRNSWNVAAGASSYASLACVATWSTDFRADLPKIDVPALILHGTADRVLPIEATGELFHQALPQADYVVIDGAPHGLLWTHAREVTDALLAFLAK from the coding sequence ATGGCATTCATCACCGTCGACCACGAGAACTCGACCAGCATCGAGCTGTACTACGAGGACCACGGCACTGGGCAGCCGGTCGTGCTGATCCACGGCTACCCGCTCGACGGCCGCTCCTGGGAGAAGCAGTCCGCCGCACTCCTGTCGGCCGGCTACCGCGTGATCACGTACGACCGGCGCGGTTTCGGCCGCTCCAGCCAGCCCACCACCGGCTACGACTACGACACCTTCGCCGCCGACCTGAACATCGTCCTGGAGACCCTCGACCTCAACGACGCCGTTCTCGTGGGCTTCTCCATGGGCACCGGTGAGGTCGGCCGTTACCTGGGCACCTATGGCTCCGCTCGGATCGCCAAGGCCGCCTTCCTCGCCTCCCTCGAACCCTTCCTCCTCAAGACGGACGACAATCCCGGCGGCGTCGACGGCACCGTCTTCAAGGACATCGAAGGTGCCGTCACCGCCGACCGCTACGCCTACTTCACCGCGTTCTACGAGAACTTCTACAACCTCGACGAGAACCTCGGCACCCGCATCAGCGAGGAAGCCGTCCGCAACAGCTGGAACGTCGCCGCCGGCGCCTCCTCGTACGCCTCCCTGGCCTGCGTGGCCACCTGGTCCACCGACTTCCGTGCCGACCTGCCCAAGATCGACGTTCCGGCGCTGATCCTGCACGGCACCGCCGACCGCGTCCTGCCCATCGAGGCCACCGGAGAACTCTTCCACCAGGCACTCCCGCAGGCCGACTACGTCGTCATCGACGGCGCACCCCACGGCCTGCTGTGGACCCACGCCAGGGAAGTCACCGACGCCCTCCTCGCCTTCCTCGCCAAGTGA
- a CDS encoding DMT family transporter gives MRVAVLALLWGSTFLWIELALRGLSPLQVTLVRCVLGALVLTAFCYATGRRLPQGRGLWRHIFVAGFFCNALPFALFSLGQQTVGSGLAGVLNATTPLWSLALGLALGSERGPRPVRLAGLLLGFGGTVVIFAPWQTTGATGWGALAILGAAASYAVAFTYMGRTLVGKGIPTISLSAAQLVAASGLTAVAMPIGGLESIDVGPTVLVAAVVLSVFCTAITFHLTYRIINDEGATSAAVVGYLLPVVSVLLGAVVLGEDLSVRVVLGMAVVLAGVGMTRHKGALDRHAPGLKSELSPRSS, from the coding sequence ATGCGGGTGGCGGTTCTCGCCCTGCTGTGGGGATCGACCTTCCTGTGGATCGAGCTGGCGCTACGAGGGCTCTCTCCGCTCCAGGTCACGCTTGTCCGCTGCGTCCTCGGCGCGCTGGTGCTCACCGCCTTCTGCTACGCGACCGGACGACGACTGCCGCAGGGTCGTGGGCTCTGGCGCCACATCTTCGTCGCGGGCTTCTTCTGCAACGCGCTGCCCTTCGCGCTCTTCAGCCTGGGCCAGCAGACCGTCGGCTCCGGCCTCGCCGGAGTCCTGAACGCCACGACCCCGCTCTGGTCGCTCGCCCTCGGCCTGGCCCTCGGCTCGGAGCGCGGACCGCGCCCCGTACGCCTCGCCGGACTGTTGCTCGGCTTCGGCGGCACCGTGGTCATCTTCGCGCCCTGGCAGACCACCGGAGCCACCGGCTGGGGCGCCCTCGCCATCCTCGGCGCGGCCGCCAGCTACGCCGTCGCGTTCACGTACATGGGGCGCACCCTCGTCGGCAAGGGCATCCCCACCATCTCGCTCTCCGCAGCCCAGCTCGTCGCCGCGAGCGGACTGACCGCCGTCGCCATGCCGATCGGCGGCCTGGAGTCGATCGACGTCGGCCCGACCGTCCTGGTCGCGGCCGTCGTTCTCAGCGTCTTCTGCACCGCGATCACCTTCCACCTCACCTACCGGATCATCAACGACGAGGGCGCCACCAGTGCCGCCGTGGTCGGCTATCTGCTGCCCGTCGTCTCCGTCCTCCTCGGGGCGGTCGTCCTGGGAGAGGACCTCAGTGTCCGGGTGGTCCTGGGCATGGCCGTCGTACTCGCCGGTGTCGGGATGACGCGGCACAAGGGGGCGTTGGACAGGCATGCGCCAGGACTCAAATCGGAATTGAGCCCTCGCTCAAGCTGA